The nucleotide window TACCAAGGATCAGCACTGGATGAATCAGGTGTGTAtacatagactggtcccctgtccttactgggcccaatttcatagagctgctaagcacacaaatttgcttagcttgaaatttcttccttgataaaaacaggtttaccaaccaaatttccatgtgattttcaggataaggaaacaaaagctgaataccagtaacaagcactaggcaacaaatggacatttggctggtaatcctgtctttatcgggaaagaaatttcatgcttaacaaatttttgtgcttagcagctctatgaaatttggcccaggtatAGGCTTTACAGAACCAgcgatatcattggatacagggtacatgtacaatcatgtAATGATGTTTTATAGGTAAGCATGTACAAAGAATTAGAGTGCGAAGTGAATGCGAACTGGCTctaggccactctctggcgtaatGAGCCTCGAACTGTGACGTCGAATGTTTCCCAGTCTTATTCATTTTTAGGATTGTATCTTTTTATTTCTGTAGCTGTTCTGCCCTTGTAAagtgtaataaaataataataaaattaaataaaagaagAATCTTCACGCAAAACCCTCCGCAGGCTTATTTGGCATGCCAGAATCTAATTGTTGACCTTCTCCAGAACCTGTTGCAGAAATTATGAACTCTGTAAACTTTAACAGGTTTGGGGCAGAGTCAggagttcaaatcccactggtGTGCCAGCTGGTTTTCTGGCACTTTCTCACCAATTGATTATCGTCGATGTCAATGTACTTTTATAAAGGTCAAACCAAGAGAGAATTTCCATACCAGTTTGATCTCAGCaaatttgctttttatgtggTAAACAAATTGTGCGCACAGTTTCAGGTAGAGGAGAAATACAATTGTAAATTCATGTGGTTATTTTCGGTACCTTATGAagacaaggacaaaacaaaGAAGGGATATTTGAAGGACTCCACGGAGGTATTCTAAAGACTGGGATGAGGTTCTCCTCAAGGAAATGCATGTACAAAGTCCAATGgaaactgttaaaggaacacattgccttggatcggtcgagttggtctttgaaaagcagttgtaattgtttgttataaaatgcatgtgattagaaagacattttaaaagtagaatataatgatccacacaagtatcactcgaacattttaaaagtagaatataatgatccatacaagtatcactcgaaattgcgtgattttcctttttacctcgtcgactaccaCTGTCGGCCAAAttaccgaccgtgttagttcgcagagtaaaagtaaaaccatgcGATTTCGAGGAAAATTtctgtagatcattgtattctacttttaaaacatctttctaaccatatgcattttataacaaacgattagaaaggcttttcaaagaccaactcgtctgatccaaggcaacttgttcctttaggTGCAGGGACGAAGGAAAGAACAAAGAAATGCTCCACAAGGATGAACGTTTTAGAATGTTTGGATATCTTATGATTTGACAAATGAATTTCTACACTCATTTTTATACTGTGGTCCCACCCTATAGATTTCTCAGGGAACCATAACCTTACAGGCTTTGCTTCTTTATGTGGTCCCTCCACAGTTTCATGTATGTCCATGCTTATTATTCATTTGATTAATCTtatcaaacaactatttatttcttaacTTTGAATTTACATTGCCTTTGATCCGTTTTTAATTGTGATTTTGATACTATGGAAACAtactgattggttgattgagatcatgaactgtttttttattacaattttttcTTGTCTCCTAGGACTGACTTTGAAAGACGGTCTTCTCAGAACGATTCCCGTCACCGTAACCGCTCCTCTGACAGCCATGACAAGATCGAGAATCAACCACAATTACATCCCGCTTCACATGGACAACCGGGAATACATCGCGCTGGATGAGTTCACCGCGGGAGAGGACCTGCAGGCCCTGTCCTTCCGCAAGGGCGAAGTCCTCACCGTACTTCAGAAGGAGAGCAAGAACTGGTGGTTCGCCTACAACATCCAGCACAACCTCGGCTACATCCCGGCATCACTGGTGTGCAATCTGAAGGAGTGGCAACAGAAGTGTAAGAACAGCGGAGCGTTTTGCAATCTGGGCTGCACTGATACAGACGACGTGTTTGTGTCCAATCGGGAGAAGACGGACGAGAGCGTCATCCAGCGACAGGAAGAGAGAAAATGTCTACTGGACATGAACTCTAATGTACTAGGAGTGTGCGGATGCTCAAAGTCAATATCGTCGAGCCCTGTACGGTGCCATAGCAGTCCTTCGTTACAGGAGAATGCATACAGCAATAAAGAAACCGTGAACGTCTCTAGTGAGTACATTGCATTATGTCTGAGACACAAGGAGCATCAGAAACTCTGTGAGATGCAGAGATTCTTTGACGCCAAACTCTCTCAGAATCTCGCCCCATCCCCGCAGAGGTCGTCGCCCTTTCATTCCTTGAACTACAGCCCCCAACAATCTCCCCCAGACTGCAGACGAGATCTTAAACCAAGGATCTTGATGCGGAGCAAGACGGAACCGGCGAACATCCATAGTGCGCCGCCTTCCCCACATAGGAGAGCTTCGGAGGAGACGGTGACCAAATTATCCAAGGAGAATGTACCCTGTTTACTTGTCACTGCAGTCTCCGTTAATGAATTGGTATTGAATTCACCGGCAAGGAACAACTGTAACAACAAACAGTACACGACACCAAGGGCATCTCAGAGACCAGAGTTAACATTACTAACTTGCCTAGAGGAGGGTGAAGACAAACGAAGTACTAATTGTTCGCCACAGACTGACGACAGCAAACCGGCCAAGCTCGGAGATACCATTGCAGCTGAAGGGGGGAAGTCTCAAGATTCAAACCGAGGGACGGTGACGTTTAAGATGGAGAACTCGTACGATCCAGTAGCGACTTATTTAAGGCTTGCAGAATGCACATCTGGCCCACCGACGTCAATTCATTGAAAAACAGCATTGTGTATTGAGTATAAAACTAAAAGGATAGAAGTATACAAAATCAAGGGCCAATTTAGTAGAGCTTCTAAGcccagaaaatgttttttgcttggctctttttttaaaggataaCAAAACATAACCATCAtttcagggtccaatttcataatacTGCTAAGCACAGGATTATAATTGCTTAACTGGAAACGGAATACCTGCCAAAATCAAAGTAGTAAATAATTGTATGTATCCTGATTCCCAACTAATTCTTGCTTAGCCGATAATTTGCTAAGCACTATTTCCTGCTGtatgtgaaattgggcccacatcTGTTTTAAAACCACCATTTTACGGTGCTGCTTACCGAGTTTGCTTACATGCTCTGTACAGGGCGCTGTAAGCACTGAATTCcctggtaagcagagccaagaaattgGACCCAACACTTttatatttacaataaaaaggtAAAGCACAGCCAAGTTtgattacaaaaagtacatccatgttttttttatgaccaGATTgtcaaattttaatattaaacttGCAAAGTTTCCTGTTGGACCAGAAAATAGTTTTGCCTTTGCATTTCTGAAAAGATACATCATTTAAAACCGTAACTCCAGTTTACCTCACCAtacaaaagaaattatttttatttatttttcacgtTTGAGAAAGAAATGTTGTTTCATGCAAATGGTAATTCCATACAATGAACTTTGCTTACtgtgttactttttgtttttttcaaaaagggcaAGTTACATGATTTTTTGTTCTCACTTTTCCAAGAATCAAAACCTCACTCATGAAACACAGGCAGTTGTTCATACATGTACCCTCCGGCAAAGCTGGAAAATATTTGCCGATTGTAACTCAATCTTCACTTttggaacttaaaggcagtggacactattggttattgtcaaagactagccttcacagttgatatatctcaacatatgcgttcaataacaaacctgtgaaaatttgagctcaatcggtcatcgaagttgcgagataataatgaaagtaaaaaacacccttgtcacacgaagttgtgtgcgtttagatggttgatttcgagacctcaagttctaaaactgaggtctcagaatcaaattcgtggaaaattacttctttcttgaaaaccatggcacttcagagggagccgtttcccacaatgttttataccatcaacctctccccattactcgccaccaagaaaggttttatgctaataactattttgagtaaataatgtccactgcctttaataaggcaTGCTTTTATATCGAGATCCAAAACTGAATGAATTATTTGACATTCTGAAGTAGTTTAAATGTATttaatctgaagaagaaaaaaacaccaggtAGTTTTTAATTCTGAATCAAACTGAAATAATTGAAATATTCCACCTCAGTGTCactatatttttttgaaataattcagTTCATGAATTCCCTTCACTTTGGGGACGTCTTATTTACTACTGCAtgaaatttcagctcaatcacaaggttgtggctTTGAATCCCCCAAGCTaatcgctgatttcacaatgactattataagtattgtcatctagttactgaataaCAATCTCTTGGTTTGTGTTATTCATATTCATAGATCTGTTAAACCaaagtttgtatgagagagattggaagTTGTCAGCTTGGCGGTTtttatccctttgtgggagtttgccgagtttccTTGCCTTGAAGATTATTCAGACAGACGAGACAATAGGAACAGTCATGGCAAGTTTGCCAATTGCGTGTGACTTCATTTGATCTTATATTGAGGGTGCAAATTGAGTTTGTGCTTTAAAcctttggtgcacagattaattgtttacaaagcaaaaaaagaacatgttcaactatgtttttctcaaaaatgatCAATAGCACTCCCTGTTGAACATCATACCAGACGAAAGCTCAACACTCGCTCTCAACAATAAAATGAGAGCGGTATACTTTGGGgttgtagtttttaagttatgactgtttataaaagaccaatttgacatgtttttggtGGTCGCCAGCGACTGCCTTGTGCACCAACGGGTTAATAGTAAAAGAACACTGGGTGATCGTCACTTTCTAAGCCACTCAATGATTTCAACAATAGAATTTATTCCATAATAAGTTTCTGGGATTTTATTCTGTcccgatttttgttttctcagttagcatttttaacaaaagttgtttaatttctaatgacaaaaataatatataaaccCATTTTCGTATTAACTTTGTATTTTCTAGAATACTAACCACAAGTTGAACTGTCTTTATGTGGCCATTGTCTTTGTACGGACAACTGAGAATTAACCATTTTCATTCCTTATGAAAtcatacaggcatgcaactgtcgAAAAAAGAAATCCCCCGAAAAAGAGGAAAGCGCGAGGCATAGCAAGACTCTGTATTGTGTTCTTCAATTTTCAATTGCACAGCTGAGAATCCAACAATGAGGAAGttgtttaaaagcactggacaccatttgtaattgtcaaagaccagtattctcacctggtgtatctcaacatatgcataaaataaaaaacctgtacaaatttgggctcaattggtcatcaaatttgcaagagatggaagaaaaacacctttgttgcaatattttgtgtgctttcagatgcataataaaaaggcttcctatttgagggagaaattaccgctttctcaaatctgtgaaagtttggactcaatataggtcatcagagttgcaagagaataatgaccgaaaaacacctttgttgcacaaattggtgtgctttcatctgcctaaaaaaaggctttaggcctgaagtgttttaatatttgagtgaggaatTTCCTCTTCTTAAAAACtgagttacttcagaggtagccgtttctcacaatgttttattctatcaacatctctccattactcgttaccaagtaagtttttatgctaacaattattttgagtaattaccaatagtgtccagtgctcgAGTTGCCTGTCTGAATCAttcagtgtttttttaagtATTCAACCAAAGTAGTAAATATCGCACATTTACAACAAGGTTTATCCTGTAACTTGAGACGGCTGACTCAAAATTGACACAAACTCAACGCAAAATGGGTCGGAAAATTCAGTCCTTAATGTTTCAGTCCATTTGAACTtggaatttcattttctttgccattttcttttttaaaccttGGTTTACTTTGCAATTGTCGACTATTAAAAAGGTTTTAGATAGGGACAACATTGGTAACTATACTACAAAACCAAAATCAACATAGTTGTATTCAAATCTTGGTACAAATTGTCTATCTGAaatgggtttgttattttggtttGGGGTGTAGAAGTTTTTGctggggggtggggtggggggggggggcaaaaaatgaaaaaggaaaTGGATGCAGTATAGGGCCTAGGTGTTAATGTATTCTTCCAAATACACATGTACCAGTGTTGTACCATTCCTGTACTAAAAGTATTAAATATaaagattatttattttaaggtgTCTCCATATTCTAAAGCATGAATATAAGAATGGACTAGTTCACATCTCTGGCTGTATTTCCGTAagctttataaacaaaaaattaataacttttTCCATCTAAAGATATTAATGCTTAAAATCCGAACGATCCTTTTaaagtaattattattttgttttggtaatatattcaatgttttaaaactgAACTCCGATGTGGCGTTCTTCCACAGTATCCAAGGTGAACGCATGTTTCATAACAAAATGGCAGCTGTCTGTGTACAGTAAAGGAAAAGATTGAAGTTAAGCATAAGCAAAGGactatttttgtattaatatttgTAAGAACGTCCAGTGTAAATCAGTCATAAAtacattataataacaatattactATTTGTACATGCATACTATTAGCTTTAATTCTATACTATTGAATTCACCATGCCTGTGCTGTAGACCGTTAccatggtgcggccatcttggattatCTCCCATTTCAAATCAATGTAttcaaactgaggctggaaggggaaaatagtctggttcctgtttttttttgtggtaataTACCAATCAGTATTCGTTAGTGCTATTGCACATGGGGAACTAGACAAAGATGGTGGCAACATGATGATTGGGTCTATGGATATTTAaagtatttttgaagaaaagaaattgaCTCCTACCAGTACTACACATGTATACTAGTTTCTGGCTTTTGAGTGATTATTTTTTAATGAGTCCTATCGTTGAGCGAGTTTGAAAGAGCTTTAGGGCCTTTCTTACACAAGGCAACTTTGTGAAGGCAACTTgtaggcaaccaactgcagtgcatgctacaagaTTTGGTACCACGTGATtaattttgcaaacaatgtcttacgctTCCCAAGAAAATtaagtgaacattcaaatgtgaatagATTCTCCtctttgagattgcctggaactggttgcctggaAATTGCTTGTCGCATGAGGCAACTTTTGAAGCCAACTTGGAGACATCCAAcggcagtgcatgctacaggaccactttagTAGCACATGGGTCATGTTTTAAACAATGTCTAAGGAATCCCAAGAAAATtaggtgaacattcaaatgtgaatagattctcttct belongs to Asterias amurensis chromosome 5, ASM3211899v1 and includes:
- the LOC139937606 gene encoding uncharacterized protein is translated as MSVSKQQRTAISSASRLSPPNSRMTGRAPTPEGVPLWFHGLLARSVAEDLLLKNSHTAEGLFLVRQSSNRGGHFVISVCTGITVNHYLVETLESMFYVRRDRSEERGRDIQARDLCSLVQCYQGSALDESGLTLKDGLLRTIPVTVTAPLTAMTRSRINHNYIPLHMDNREYIALDEFTAGEDLQALSFRKGEVLTVLQKESKNWWFAYNIQHNLGYIPASLVCNLKEWQQKCKNSGAFCNLGCTDTDDVFVSNREKTDESVIQRQEERKCLLDMNSNVLGVCGCSKSISSSPVRCHSSPSLQENAYSNKETVNVSSEYIALCLRHKEHQKLCEMQRFFDAKLSQNLAPSPQRSSPFHSLNYSPQQSPPDCRRDLKPRILMRSKTEPANIHSAPPSPHRRASEETVTKLSKENVPCLLVTAVSVNELVLNSPARNNCNNKQYTTPRASQRPELTLLTCLEEGEDKRSTNCSPQTDDSKPAKLGDTIAAEGGKSQDSNRGTVTFKMENSYDPVATYLRLAECTSGPPTSIH